A window of the Miscanthus floridulus cultivar M001 chromosome 14, ASM1932011v1, whole genome shotgun sequence genome harbors these coding sequences:
- the LOC136504824 gene encoding NAD(P)H-quinone oxidoreductase subunit U, chloroplastic-like: MAGVGITSPPAPHALAPAASPSASSYSTPGLRRLRLSTRLAAAGASFRARRCAAAADGGAAASEGASAVADPDAGTDVAGGAATSTRPPYSIISADNVQKAMRGLAITDADHYGRLGVTRLASTDEVKAAYEKKCEELNSKELEEEELHKEYDLIKESFTILSTEEERRLYDWSLSRSGQPERYVWPFQVDPLEMAPDPPQEPEDEFPTKLVGYFLLAWFILSVALSVTLNK; encoded by the exons atggCTGGCGTGGGCATCACCTCCCCTCCGGCGCCACACGCCTTGGCGCCAGCCGCATCTCCTTCCGCCTCCTCATACTCCACGCCAGGCCTCCGCCGTCTCCGCCTCTCTACCCGACTCGCCGCCGCCGGGGCGTCGTTCCGCGCGCGGCGGTGCGCCGCCGCTGCCGACGGTGGGGCCGCGGCCTCGGAGGGCGCCTCTGCGGTGGCGGACCCCGACGCGGGCACAGACGTTGCCGGAGGCGCCGCAACCTCCACGCGGCCGCCCTATTCTATCATCTCCGCGGATAACGTGCAGAAGGCGATGCGCGGCCTTG CAATTACAGATGCTGATCACTATGGGAGGCTTGGAGTCACCAGGCTAGCTTCTACCGATGAG gtaaaggCTGCTTACGAGAAGAAGTGTGAAGAACTAAATAGCAAAGAACTAGAAGAAGAGGAGCTTCACAAGGAATATGACCTCATAAAG GAATCATTTACTATACTATCAACCGAGGAAGAACGAAGATTATATGATTGGAGCTTGTCAAGAAGTGGACAGCCTGAGCGATATGTGTGGCCATTTCAAGTTGATCCTTTGGAGATGGCACCAGATCCTCCACAG GAACCAGAAGATGAGTTTCCAACCAAGCTCGTTGGCTACTTCTTGCTGGCGTGGTTCATACTCTCTGTTGCTCTCTCAGTGACCCTCAACAAATGA
- the LOC136505747 gene encoding uncharacterized protein: MTVGVALLLDLTSRLPRAGASAASAAAHSHPGLSAAAFAATAAAAFSSSGVPLSARHLFGFHGFTVAHCDAGTTAGWNDGSDELVNELNTKILDSMQYARKDYFHNTTKEYPSELKPLFSAFGLKNFTITTLRSFLLYYLPLIQPKPHTDSEDEDDDLLHDAQEKPVDLVTPFYNSVKQIMRETSIVTTRRVLERIVVRHVSQRTAWKLLKDASKSSKRKAARGMSTPQYTYCVARTTFRAHALGVSAAWVVQSIIEVYRCFIRKPSDDYESDDQFFDMNKFRLFGRKIYGITIKSCFSLVLASVGAGIGALVHPVHGQWFGCALGDVAGPIIAIIVFEKMQLPL, from the exons ATGACGGTCGGCGTCGCTCTCTTACTCGACCTCACCTCCCGCCTGCCCCGCGCCGGGgcatccgccgcctccgccgccgcccacTCCCACCCCGGCCTCTCCGCCGCCGCCTTCGCCGCGACTGCCGCGGCCGCCTTCTCGTCCTCCGGGGTGCCCCTCTCCGCGCGCCACCTCTTCGG TTTTCATGGGTTTACTGTTGCTCATTGTGATGCTGGCACAACTGCTGGATGGAATGATGGTTCTGATGAACTTGTTAATGAGCTTAATACCAAGATTCTTGACTCCATGCAATATGCAAGAAAAGACTACTTCCACAACACAACAAAGGAATACCCTTCGGAGCTGAAGCCACTCTTTTCTGCCTTTGGGTTGAAAAATTTTACTATCACAACCCTGAGGTCTTTTCTGTTATATTATTTGCCACTCATACAACCTAAACCTCACACTGAttctgaggatgaggatgacgatCTGCTTCATGATGCTCAAGAGAAACCTGTGGATCTGGTTACTCCCTTCTACAATTCAGTGAAGCAAATCATGCGTGAG ACTTCTATTGTAACGACCAGACGAGTATTGGAAAGGATTGTAGTTCGTCATGTTTCACAAAGAACAGCATGGAAACTTCTCAAAG ATGCTTCAAAATCATCAAAAAGGAAAGCTGCAAGGGGGATGTCAACTCCACAGTACACATACTGTGTTGCCAGAACAACTTTCCGAG CACATGCACTGGGAGTATCTGCTGCTTGGGTAGTGCAATCCATAATTGAAGTATACAGATGTTTCATCCGTAAGCCCAGCGATGACTATGAAAGCGATGACCAGTTTTTTGATATGAATAAGTTCAGATTGTTTGGGAGGAAGATTTATGGGATTACCATCAAAAGTTGTTTCTCTTTAGTTTTGGCCTCGGTTGGAGCAGGCATTGGTGCCCTCGTGCATCCAGTGCATGGACAATGGTTTG GTTGTGCCTTGGGAGATGTTGCAGGGCCGATTATTGCTATAATTGTTTTTGAGAAGATGCAGCTGCCACTATAA